One genomic region from Xenopus laevis strain J_2021 chromosome 2L, Xenopus_laevis_v10.1, whole genome shotgun sequence encodes:
- the LOC108707462 gene encoding olfactory receptor class A-like protein 1: protein MDLCVMIKGVSFFIQTSIGVFGNSVILISYANMLCRGPKLMPVDIVLSHLAFVNLMVLLTRGIPQTMSVFEMEHVLNDTGCKIVVYSYRIVRALSVSVTCLLSVLQAVIIAPVKGWSKIKEIKYLSLSLIALWVINMAVCIAAPFFSKVPVTGKISKFTLNLGFCHVLFPDQVSYIINGFAVSFRDFAFVGVMIFSSAYILRILYRHRRQVQNIRRSSAQNTTAETKAAKDVLRLVMLYVIFFGLDNIIWINMLTVTDVPSIVTDMRVFFSSCYASFSPIFIVISNKKIQNALKCSFRQRKKSQPEVYVCHI from the coding sequence ATGGATTTATGCGTGATGATAAAGGGTGTCTCATTTTTTATCCAAACCAGTATTGGTGTCTTTGGTAACTCTGTTATATTGATATCTTATGCAAACATGCTCTGCCGTGGTCCAAAACTGATGCCAGTTGATATAGTACTCTCTCACTTAGCATTTGTAAATTTGATGGTTTTATTGACAAGAGGCATTCCTCAAACAATGTCTGTTTTTGAGATGGAACACGTACTCAATGATACCGGCTGTAAAATCGTGGTCTATTCTTACAGGATAGTGCGTGCCTTGTCTGTTTCCGTAACTTGTTTGCTCAGCGTCTTGCAGGCTGTCATCATTGCACCTGTTAAAGGATGGTCCAAGATCAAAGAAATCAAGTACTTAAGTCTCTCACTAATTGCTCTATGGGTGATCAACATGGCTGTGTGCATAGCAGCTCCGTTTTTTTCTAAAGTTCCAGTTACAGGCAAGATCTCAAAATTTACGCTGAATCTAGGATTCTGTCATGTTCTTTTTCCTGACCAGGTGAGCTACATCATCAATGGCTTTGCTGTATCCTTTAGGGACTTTGCCTTTGTTGGGGTTATGATATTTTCCAGTGCTTACATCCTAAGGATTCTCTACAGACATCGTAGACAGGTGCAGAACATAAGGCGGTCAAGTGCTCAGAACACCACCGCTGAAACGAAGGCTGCTAAAGATGTTCTTAGGCTTGTCATGCTGTATGTCATCTTTTTTGGGCTGGATAACATTATCTGGATTAATATGTTGACAGTGACAGACGTACCTTCCATTGTTACAGACATGAgagttttcttttcttcttgctATGCATCCTTCAGCCCAATATTCATTGTAATATCTAACAAAAAGATACAAAACGCATTAAAATGTTCATTCAGACAGAGGAAGAAGTCCCAGCCAGAAGTTTATGTGTGTCATATATAA
- the LOC121399706 gene encoding olfactory receptor class A-like protein 1 has product MAINAQLKAAGFLCLIIIGIPANISLILRFAHIGFLEKRLLPANIIRISLSFANLFVLISRIVPQALFSIGLKHLLNNQQCKLVIFTFRVSRAMSICITSFLSCHQCIIIAPATGKWINLKVMVSRFIPLILFLLLAMNMGIYHFSLLFGRATTNETLSPYTLRLVYCDVDFMNYSYYMLNGLLSTIREIIFVGLMTLSSMYMVYVLFLHGKSMKGKRSSDKGQRRTVEYKASRAVILLVIMYMALFGMDNSMWIYTLTMLNVDPDVNDTRVFLAASFTALSPIHIFATTPKLHFFFQSPYKKRTTDKQTIITNENRITLHN; this is encoded by the coding sequence ATGGCCATAAATGCGCAACTTAAAGCTGCTGGATTTCTTTGTTTAATCATAATTGGGATTCCTGCCAATATTTCACTTATCCTAAGATTTGCTCACATTGGTTTCTTAGAGAAAAGGCTCTTACCAGCTAACATAATAAGAATCTCACTTTCTTTCGCAAATCTCTTTGTTTTGATTTCTCGTATAGTACCACAAGCCTTGTTTTCCATTGGACTAAAGCATTTACTCAACAACCAACAGTGCAAATTAGTTATATTTACTTTCAGAGTAAGCAGAGCCATGTCCATTTGTATAACCAGTTTCCTTAGCTGTCACCAATGTATAATTATTGCTCCGGCCACAGGAAAATGGATAAACCTCAAAGTAATGGTCAGTCGTTTTATAccattaattctttttttactcTTGGCTATGAATATGGGTATTTACCATTTTTCACTTTTGTTTGGAAGGGCAACAACCAATGAAACACTTTCACCGTACACACTGCGCTTAGTATATTGTGATGTTGATTTTATGAACTATTCATATTACATGTTAAATGGTTTGTTATCTACAATACGAGAAATTATATTTGTTGGACTGATGACTCTTTCCAGTATGTACATGGTGTATGTTCTGTTCCTCCATGGAAAATCGATGAAAGGCAAGCGCAGTTCTGACAAAGGTCAACGTAGGACAGTTGAATACAAGGCATCACGAGCTGTCATCTTGTTGGTTATAATGTACATGGCCTTGTTTGGCATGGATAACTCGATGTGGATCTACACACTTACCATGCTCAATGTGGATCCAGATGTAAATGATACTAGAGTGTTTCTTGCTGCCTCCTTCACTGCCCTCAGTCCTATTCATATCTTTGCAACTACtcctaaattacactttttcttTCAAAGTCCATACAAAAAGAGAACTACTGATAAACAGActataattacaaatgaaaacagaattACTTTACAcaattaa